A stretch of Streptococcus sp. oral taxon 061 DNA encodes these proteins:
- the alaS gene encoding alanine--tRNA ligase, giving the protein MKQLSSAQVRQMWLDFWATKGHSVEPSVSLVPVNDPTLLWINSGVATLKKYFDGTIKPENPRITNAQKAIRTNDIENVGKTARHHTMFEMLGNFSIGDYFRDEAITWAYELLTSPEWFDFPKDKLYMTYYPDDKDSYNRWIEVGVDPSHLIPIEDNFWEIGAGPSGPDTEIFFDRGEAFDPENIGLRLLAEDIENDRYIEIWNIVLSQFNADPAVPRSEYKELPHKNIDTGAGLERLVAVIQGAKTNFETDLFMPIIREVEKLSGKVYDQDGDNMSFKVIADHIRSLSFAIGDGALPGNEGRGYVLRRLLRRASMHGQKLGINEPFLYKLVPTVGKIMESYYPEVLEKRDFIEKIVKSEEESFARTLHSGQHFAETIVADLKEKGQTVIAGQDVFKLYDTYGFPVELTEEIAEEAGMTVDREGFEAAMKEQQERARASAVKGGSMGMQNETLQNITVESVFNYNASQLPSKLVAIVADNAEVEAVAEGTASLIFAETPFYAEMGGQVADHGQILDAAGNLVATVTDVQKAPNGQALHTVEILAPLALNQEYTLAIDSNRRHRVMKNHTATHLLHAALHNILGHHATQAGSLNEVEFLRFDFTHFQAVTPKELRAIEQQVNEKIWEAIAVKTVETDIDTAKEMGAMALFGEKYGKEVRVVTIGDYSVELCGGTHVGNTSEIGLFKIVKEEGIGSGTRRILAVTGKEAFEAYREQEDALKAVAATLKAPQLKEVPHKVEGLQEQLRQLQKENAELKEKAAAAAAGDVFKNVQEANGHRYIASQVSVSDAGALRTFADNWKQKDYSDVLVLVAAIGDKVNLLVASKTKDIHAGNLVKELAPIVDGRGGGKPDMAMAGGSNQAKIQELLDAVAGKL; this is encoded by the coding sequence ATGAAACAATTATCTAGTGCACAAGTCCGCCAAATGTGGCTTGATTTCTGGGCTACAAAAGGCCACTCAGTAGAACCATCCGTTAGCTTGGTTCCAGTAAACGACCCAACCCTTTTGTGGATCAACTCAGGGGTTGCCACTCTTAAAAAATACTTCGATGGAACTATCAAACCTGAAAATCCACGTATTACCAATGCTCAAAAAGCCATCCGTACCAACGATATCGAAAACGTAGGGAAGACTGCCCGTCACCATACCATGTTTGAAATGTTGGGGAACTTCTCAATCGGGGATTACTTCCGTGACGAAGCAATTACATGGGCATATGAGCTTTTGACAAGTCCTGAGTGGTTTGACTTCCCTAAAGACAAACTTTACATGACATACTATCCAGATGACAAGGATTCATACAACCGCTGGATTGAAGTGGGAGTAGATCCAAGTCATTTGATCCCAATTGAAGACAACTTCTGGGAAATCGGTGCGGGACCTTCTGGACCTGATACAGAAATCTTCTTCGACCGTGGAGAAGCCTTTGACCCTGAAAACATTGGTCTTCGTCTTCTTGCAGAAGATATCGAAAATGACCGTTATATCGAAATCTGGAACATTGTATTGTCACAATTTAACGCTGATCCAGCTGTACCTCGTAGCGAGTACAAGGAATTGCCACACAAAAACATTGATACGGGCGCTGGATTGGAGCGTTTGGTAGCTGTTATCCAAGGTGCTAAGACCAACTTTGAAACAGACCTCTTCATGCCAATCATTCGTGAAGTTGAGAAATTATCTGGTAAGGTTTACGACCAAGATGGCGATAACATGAGCTTCAAGGTTATTGCCGACCATATCCGTTCACTTTCATTTGCGATTGGGGATGGAGCTCTTCCTGGTAATGAAGGACGCGGTTACGTTCTTCGTCGTCTCCTCCGTCGTGCGTCTATGCATGGTCAAAAATTGGGCATAAACGAGCCTTTCCTTTACAAACTGGTTCCAACTGTTGGAAAAATCATGGAAAGCTACTACCCAGAAGTGCTTGAAAAACGTGATTTTATCGAAAAAATCGTCAAGAGCGAAGAAGAGTCATTTGCGCGTACTCTTCACTCAGGTCAACACTTTGCAGAAACTATCGTAGCAGACTTGAAAGAAAAAGGTCAAACGGTTATCGCTGGTCAAGATGTCTTCAAACTCTATGATACATACGGATTCCCAGTAGAGTTGACAGAAGAAATCGCTGAAGAAGCAGGAATGACTGTAGACCGTGAAGGTTTTGAAGCAGCCATGAAGGAACAACAAGAGCGTGCGCGTGCGTCAGCTGTTAAAGGCGGATCTATGGGTATGCAAAATGAAACCCTTCAAAACATCACTGTAGAGAGTGTCTTCAACTACAATGCTAGCCAATTGCCTTCTAAATTGGTGGCTATCGTAGCAGATAATGCAGAAGTAGAAGCTGTAGCAGAAGGAACTGCATCACTGATATTTGCAGAAACTCCATTCTACGCTGAAATGGGTGGACAAGTTGCGGACCATGGTCAAATCTTGGATGCTGCAGGAAATCTTGTAGCGACTGTAACGGATGTTCAAAAAGCACCAAATGGACAAGCTCTTCATACTGTTGAAATTCTTGCACCGCTTGCTTTGAACCAAGAATACACTTTGGCCATCGATAGCAATCGTCGTCACCGTGTCATGAAGAACCACACAGCCACTCACTTGCTCCATGCGGCCCTTCACAATATCCTTGGACATCACGCTACTCAAGCAGGTTCACTTAATGAAGTAGAATTTCTTCGCTTTGACTTCACCCACTTCCAAGCCGTGACTCCAAAAGAATTGCGTGCTATTGAGCAACAAGTCAATGAGAAGATCTGGGAAGCTATTGCAGTCAAGACTGTTGAGACTGATATCGACACAGCCAAAGAAATGGGAGCTATGGCCCTCTTTGGTGAGAAATACGGTAAAGAAGTCCGTGTTGTAACGATTGGTGACTACTCAGTTGAACTTTGTGGTGGTACCCACGTTGGCAATACTTCTGAGATCGGTCTCTTCAAGATTGTCAAGGAAGAAGGGATCGGCTCAGGAACTCGTCGTATCTTGGCAGTGACTGGTAAGGAAGCCTTTGAAGCTTATCGTGAACAAGAAGATGCACTGAAAGCAGTCGCAGCAACCTTGAAAGCTCCTCAACTCAAAGAAGTACCTCACAAGGTTGAAGGACTTCAAGAACAACTCCGTCAATTGCAAAAAGAAAATGCAGAATTGAAGGAAAAAGCGGCAGCAGCTGCAGCCGGCGATGTCTTCAAGAATGTTCAAGAAGCAAACGGCCACCGTTACATTGCTAGTCAAGTTTCTGTATCAGATGCAGGTGCTCTTCGTACCTTTGCAGATAACTGGAAGCAAAAAGACTACTCTGATGTGCTTGTTCTTGTCGCAGCCATCGGTGACAAGGTCAACCTTCTTGTAGCCAGCAAGACAAAAGACATCCACGCAGGTAACTTGGTCAAAGAATTGGCTCCTATCGTTGATGGACGTGGTGGTGGTAAACCAGACATGGCCATGGCAGGAGGAAGCAACCAAGCAAAAATCCAAGAATTGTTGGATGCCGTAGCAGGTAAATTGTAA
- a CDS encoding LURP-one-related/scramblase family protein → MRTFHVKQKFRIGGERFDIKDDRGEIAYQVEGSFFNIPKTFTIYDADNQKVSEIRKEVMTFLPRFEIQLSNGDSFYIRKKFTFFRDKYEFDNLGLRIEGDIWDWDFKLLDDRDQVIAEISKEFIRLTSTYNLTVYEDSYADLVVSLCVAIDYVEMLESQSNNDTIRRYL, encoded by the coding sequence ATGAGAACATTTCATGTCAAACAAAAATTCCGCATAGGTGGTGAACGTTTTGATATCAAGGATGATAGGGGAGAAATCGCCTATCAGGTAGAAGGTTCTTTTTTTAATATTCCCAAAACATTTACTATCTATGATGCAGATAACCAAAAGGTCAGTGAGATTCGAAAAGAAGTCATGACCTTCTTGCCCCGTTTTGAAATTCAACTGAGTAACGGAGATAGCTTTTACATCCGCAAGAAATTTACTTTCTTTAGAGATAAGTATGAATTTGACAACCTGGGTCTTCGCATTGAAGGAGATATTTGGGATTGGGATTTCAAACTTTTGGATGACCGAGATCAAGTGATTGCAGAAATCTCGAAAGAATTCATTCGTCTGACCTCTACATACAATCTTACCGTTTATGAAGATTCTTATGCTGATCTAGTTGTTTCTCTCTGTGTCGCTATCGACTACGTAGAGATGCTAGAAAGTCAATCAAACAATGATACAATAAGGAGATATCTATGA
- a CDS encoding MBL fold metallo-hydrolase, with the protein MSISFTYCGVACGVISVDDKFHIGIDPDLSPKGTLVQFKGFLSEKKTDVYHDMTLFNKVDLWLITHGHKDHLDDVGKGYLRDKTVITPNRKITEGLSCLNNIVLNWGEEQLFSVDEYQIAIKAVPAYHASNYIMQKIVGKVNGYQITITAPLQTKIIYFTGDTILYPRVTDFVSRKIDAIFANLGAVKSDSFGGPFTMNLKMLQQLESTLQPKNIYPIHIEDYSHYQTTKKEVIDANYKTLSVGETISI; encoded by the coding sequence ATGTCTATTTCGTTTACTTATTGTGGAGTTGCATGTGGAGTCATTTCCGTAGATGACAAATTTCATATAGGAATTGACCCTGATTTATCTCCTAAAGGTACTTTGGTCCAGTTCAAAGGTTTTCTATCTGAGAAAAAGACCGATGTTTATCATGATATGACTCTTTTTAACAAAGTTGATTTATGGTTAATAACTCATGGTCATAAAGATCATTTAGATGATGTAGGAAAGGGATACCTAAGGGATAAAACTGTAATTACTCCTAACAGAAAAATCACAGAAGGATTATCATGCTTAAATAATATAGTTTTAAATTGGGGAGAAGAGCAGTTGTTTTCAGTTGATGAATATCAAATTGCTATAAAAGCTGTACCAGCTTATCATGCGAGTAATTATATAATGCAAAAAATAGTTGGTAAGGTTAATGGATATCAAATAACAATCACAGCTCCTTTGCAAACTAAAATAATCTACTTTACAGGTGACACGATTTTATATCCAAGGGTAACAGATTTTGTTTCCCGAAAAATTGATGCTATTTTTGCAAACCTTGGAGCTGTTAAATCAGATTCATTTGGTGGTCCATTCACAATGAATTTAAAGATGTTACAGCAATTAGAATCTACACTTCAACCAAAAAATATTTATCCAATTCATATTGAGGATTATAGTCATTACCAGACGACAAAAAAAGAAGTAATAGATGCTAATTATAAAACTCTTTCTGTAGGAGAGACGATTAGTATCTAA
- a CDS encoding ABC transporter substrate-binding protein, translating to MKRLYSFLAGILAIILVLWGISYHLDSKINSRDSQKLVIYNWGDYIDPELLEKFTEETGIQVQYETFDSNEAMYTKIKQGGTTYDIAIPSEYMINKMKDEDLLVPLDYSKIEGIENIGPEFLNQSFDPNNQYSIPYFWGTLGIVYNETMVEEAPEHWDDLWKPEYKDSIMLFDGAREVLGLGLNSLGYSLNSKSPEQLSQTVDKLYELTPNIKAIVADEMKGYMIQNNAAIGVTFSGEASQMLEKNPNLKYVVPTEASNLWFDNMVIPKTVKNQEAAYAFINFMLKPENALKNAEYVGYSTPNNAAKEMLPEETKEDKSFYPDADTMKHLEVYEKFDHKWTGIYSDLFLQFKMYRK from the coding sequence TGATAGTCAAAAATTGGTTATCTACAACTGGGGAGACTATATCGATCCTGAACTTCTGGAGAAATTTACGGAAGAAACGGGAATCCAAGTTCAGTACGAAACCTTTGACTCTAACGAAGCCATGTACACGAAAATCAAGCAGGGTGGAACAACCTATGATATTGCTATCCCAAGTGAGTACATGATTAACAAGATGAAGGATGAAGATCTTCTAGTTCCACTGGATTATAGTAAGATTGAGGGAATTGAGAATATCGGTCCAGAGTTTCTCAACCAGTCTTTTGACCCAAACAACCAGTACTCAATCCCATATTTCTGGGGAACTTTGGGAATTGTCTACAATGAAACCATGGTGGAAGAAGCGCCTGAACATTGGGATGACCTCTGGAAACCAGAATACAAGGATTCGATCATGCTCTTTGATGGGGCGCGTGAGGTTCTTGGTTTAGGTCTTAACTCACTAGGCTATAGCCTTAACTCAAAAAGTCCAGAGCAACTGTCACAAACGGTTGATAAACTGTATGAGTTGACTCCTAATATCAAGGCTATTGTAGCCGATGAGATGAAGGGTTACATGATTCAGAATAATGCTGCTATCGGTGTGACTTTCTCAGGGGAAGCTAGCCAGATGTTGGAAAAGAATCCTAACCTCAAATACGTCGTACCGACAGAAGCAAGTAACCTCTGGTTTGACAATATGGTGATACCTAAGACAGTTAAGAACCAGGAAGCAGCTTATGCATTTATCAACTTTATGCTGAAGCCTGAAAATGCTCTCAAGAATGCAGAGTATGTCGGTTATTCAACACCAAACAATGCTGCTAAGGAAATGCTCCCAGAGGAGACAAAAGAGGATAAGTCCTTCTATCCAGATGCAGATACTATGAAACACCTAGAAGTTTATGAGAAGTTTGACCATAAATGGACAGGAATCTACAGCGACCTCTTCCTACAATTTAAGATGTATCGGAAGTAG